A window of Hemiscyllium ocellatum isolate sHemOce1 chromosome 35, sHemOce1.pat.X.cur, whole genome shotgun sequence genomic DNA:
gcaaaaccccttcatcaagaatgaatcTGTTTGTTGCATTTGTATGAAGCAAAATTGGAATTTGAATAATGAGATGCTTATGTGATCAAAATGATTTAAGACTGCTGAATccctcaaacaaaaaaaaaacaaattgctgtttcTCAAGTAATTGTTTCTCAATTACTCAATTGATAGAAAGCACTTTGAACGCAAATCTGTTTTCCTCTCCAGCAGTCTGTGCATCTTTCTCTCCTTCTGAGTCTGCATCTCTCTTGTTCTGTGCACCTTTTCATCCCTCTTGCTCTTGGTGTGTTTGTTGTCAGCTCAGGGCTTGTTCCCATTGGCATGATGAACCTTGCaatgatgctgtggctttaagtagttattttatccttttattttggagagaggttgtaaggcagagctCGGAAGCTCTCGACCAGAGCCATTGGAGTAAACAGCTTGTGGGGCTTGAGGATATTTTTttcaaagttggaacaatagcagcagcctgaatgggtgtggtcaaactCTCACAGAACAAGGATCTTCAGTTCAGCTTCCAGCAGGTCTTGAATTGGGAGCAGTTTTTTCCCCTCTTAGTTGCATCCAAAACCTGGGGTTCTCTGTCTGTTGCATgggttgcatgtgagacaatctatttcctAAATTTTCCTTTTGCCAAGTGTGCgtgtttctgggatgttactatattggaacagttaagtaGTAATAGTTACTATATCTATTACTCTATGAAGTTTTCCAACAGAgctgttatttccaattcctcctttCTGCTGTTATATTTTAATaataatgaatgaatacagcGTGTTTTACTTTAAGTTTGGTGGGTTGACCAATCGAATCATGTTTGGAACATGATAccttccatttcctttgaaagaaGAATAAGTTAGGTTGTAGTCcaacttctgaatattttgagggggtttggtctggttcataacagcATCTTGTGTTGTACAATTCTAGTTGCTAACAGTTGTCTCTTTTCTCTGCAGTTGGAGGAACACTGTGACCCTGATCGTGGCACCTGTCCTGATGCCCAGGTCTCCTGCCCCTTTAAGGACATTGGCTGCCTGGAGAATGTGAGTCTTCCTGTTGTGTTGAAAAATCTGTCTGATCTTTGCCCCAGTCCTCATGAGCCTTACTTAGAAGCTCCCAGTGCAGGAGGAGACCTTACTGCCCATCGTGCCCTTACTGCCCTACAAAGAAACAGCTTTCCACTGCTGTCTCCCACAAGACTCTGCAAATTTCTCCTTTTGCAAGGattttatccaatttcctttttaagGCTGAGCTTGATCCTACTTCCTCTGACCTTTCAGGGAGAACGTTCCAGATCAGAACAATTTGCAGCATTTAAAGTGAGCTGTCCCCTTCTGGATCTTATGCCAGACATTTTTATTCCACTCTGCACACTCCGTGTCTATCCATCTACTCCAATAGTGCACCCGAAGACGTGTCCCATTTGCAATTCAAGCTCTTTGCGGAGGTAGCAGGTCCCAGCCAATggggagaggaagagggagaattGTACGGGAGGGATTCAGATTCCCATCCGCCCATCCTGACTCTCTGCAACAACTTTCAACTGGCTTGGTCCAGAGAGGGGTACCTTCAGCTGGGACTCAGGCTGTTCAGTATTTGGACAGACATTGCCACCTTTTTTTCCAGGTACACACTGTTGTATCATTTTACATTGTCCTGAGaggatagatagagtcatagagtcttagagatgtacagcatggaaacagacccttccgtccaacctatccgtgccgaccagatatcccaacccaatctagtcccatctgccagcatatggcccatatccctccaaaccctttctattcatatacccatccaaatgccttttacatgttgcaattgtaccagcctccaccacttactctggcagctcattccatacacgtaccactctctgcttgaaaaagttgccccttaggtctcttttatatcttccccctctcaccctaaacctatgccctctcgttctggactccccaaccccagagaaaagactttgcttatttatcatatccatacccctcataattttgtaaacttttctAAGGTCAACCCTcactccaatgcttcagggaatacagccccagtctgttcagcctctccctatagctcaagtcctccaaactTGGTtacatccttacaaatcttttctgagccctttcaagtttcacaatatctttccaatcgGAAGGATGATGAATGCAACGTTTTGTCTGAGAGGTAGCCCTtctacagtgcggcactccctcagcactgacccgctgacagtgcagcataccctcagtactgaacctctgacagtgttgcactctctcagtactgaacctgacagtgcgacactccctcagtactgaacctctgacagtgtggcacccccTTAAGGATGtattgcagattctgggattAGGGGAGTGAGAAAACCTAACAAATGGGAATTTTGCTAACtgcaactctctttctctccccctccctccatgcGTCGAGCAGCCTCGGAGGCGGGACGTGGACGACCACCTGCAGGCCGGGCAGCCGGAGCACCTCCTGCTGATGCTGAAGAGGAGAGGCGGGCCGCCGGTCGAGGGGGGCGCCTCGGCTCCAGCCTCGGAGGAGCTGAGCGCCCTGGGGCGGAAGGCGGACGCCCTGAGCCGCGAGCTGGAGCGGTACGCCCACCTGGTGGAGGCGCTGCAGCGTCGCTGCCTGCATTCGGAGCAGCTGGTGGCGGGCCTGCAGCGCCGGGTGCGGGCGCTGGAGGGAGCCCGCGAGCAGCCCGCCAGCACCAATGGAATTCTCCTGTGGAAGATCCGGGATTTTGCCTCCTGCCTGGCGGCGGCCAGGGCCGAGCGGGTGACGTCATTCTACTCTCCCGCCTTCCAAACGCACCCTTTCGGCTACCGCCTGTGCTGCCGCCTCTACCCGAACGGCGACGGCAACGGCCGGGGCAGCCACCTCTCCCTCTTCCTGGCCGTGGTGCGCGGCGACTACGACGACGTGCTGCCCTGGCCGTTCCGCCAGCGGGTCACCTTTCTGCTGCTGGACCAGGCGCAGCAGAAGCACCACCTGCGGGAGTCCTTCGCGCCGGACGCGCTGAGCGGCTCCTTCCAGAAGCCGCAGAGCCGCATGAACGTGGCGAGCGGCTGCCCCACCTTCGCCCGGCACGAGATGCTGCACCGGGATCGCAGCCCTTACCTGCGGGACGACACCCTCTACATCAAGGTGGTGGTGGACACGACGGGGCTGGTGCCCTGAGGGTTGCTCACCTCTCTCCACCAGCCGTCCCCACCACCACCAGGGGGCCTTCCTTCCACCCACCCCTATTCCCACCACCAGGggaccttccttcccacccaccccTATTCCCACCACCAGGGGGccttccttcccacccaccccTATTCCCACCACCAGGGGGccttccttcccacccaccccTATTCCCACCACCAGGggaccttccttcccacccaccccTATTCCCACCACCAGGGGACCTTCCTTCCAACCCACTCCTATTCCCACCACCAGGGGACTGTCActctccaccttccttcccacccacccTTTTCTCCACCTCCAGGGGGACAGTCCCTCTCCAcctttcttcccctccccccccatcccttcTTGGTTTTACCTGGATTGAATCCTCCTTCTGGTCGTCCTTAGCTGAGGAAACATGTGCCCAGGCTGGGAGGGAGAGCAACATATGTCTCCCAAATTGATTTCTGGGACTGGCCGGCATggtgaggagagactggatgggTTGGGACTGGTGTCCCCTGGAGTTTAGAGCAACTGAGTGGGGAATCTCGCAGGACCCCGTAGATTGAACTACACAGGGCTAGTGCTGCTCTGGATTATTAGGAACTCAGAGACTGGGATTACGGTTCAAAAAtacaggttgggggtggggtggaggtacAGGTGGTATAAGCTCTTTCGGACTGAGCTGAGGCAAatgccttcacccagagagtggtgagcctgtggcaTTCCCCATGGTGgaaagcagttgaagccaaaacattgagtaTCTCTGAGGTGGAGTTAGATAACATTCTTAAGGCTAATGGGATTGAAGGGTGATCAGTCGTGATCCTATTGATTAGCAGAACAAGCTCGAAAGGCCAATCTTTCAGAGCCCCACATTTGCCACAttgagtaaggatggcagattcccttctcaATAAGCAAACCAGATGGGAAGTTTGTGTTTGTTTGATTACCATGA
This region includes:
- the LOC132832533 gene encoding TNF receptor-associated factor 2-like → MVALVSGITPVDSAGRSCLLCSVCRFLLIKPKQTECGHRYCTACLENLFKTDNEADCHVCQQKVFRSKVYRDRAAENDAYATKIQCTAYRDGCDWTGTLRNYLRTHRAQCDFHVVPCSNVAFGCETVGPRKKMLAHETQECEWRMELCPRCETFCTHKLLEDHITMCTKRKETCPVCGKTDLTKAELEEHCDPDRGTCPDAQVSCPFKDIGCLENPRRRDVDDHLQAGQPEHLLLMLKRRGGPPVEGGASAPASEELSALGRKADALSRELERYAHLVEALQRRCLHSEQLVAGLQRRVRALEGAREQPASTNGILLWKIRDFASCLAAARAERVTSFYSPAFQTHPFGYRLCCRLYPNGDGNGRGSHLSLFLAVVRGDYDDVLPWPFRQRVTFLLLDQAQQKHHLRESFAPDALSGSFQKPQSRMNVASGCPTFARHEMLHRDRSPYLRDDTLYIKVVVDTTGLVP